The following are encoded together in the Leucoraja erinacea ecotype New England chromosome 13, Leri_hhj_1, whole genome shotgun sequence genome:
- the tab3 gene encoding TGF-beta-activated kinase 1 and MAP3K7-binding protein 3 isoform X4 → MAQGSQQIDIQVLHDLRQRFPEIPEGVVSQCMLQNNNNPEACCLALAQESNKYLYGEYHSPDDARMSRNHMLQINLGIQPPATYQTGDGGQLNGARTLVHSTSDGHIEPQRGGGQQLVRLIQEPHSAPAIVANPPGYNPFFVSDQGRNTGTPPPSSQQPTSLQPNLNTSPMQGISPTYQPISRYTMNPITVTLSQNIPSGQTTTALHIHGGPSQMQNTPYGIGNSIYIRPTSGRQTPQNTAWTTSQCPLPQYNHHPPPVYQPQQTYQPSQYSPIQPQLPQQAFRSPPPSQFSSPYSSPQHQVQANQQGHQTSHVFMPISSPTMTHLPYQPSPNYPQQGSQSLSYMPYSVSGLSKAPMKNQIEIKLETPQRTGTNVTRSSSPVSSQPALRSHPTLYIATNSPSGSPSRGMSGQMSVVQPQPVYSVPPTYIHHQPSRPRSTTAGSNQVNAPRVVVTQPNTKYTFKITVSPNRPPSISRGVASPTFDPGSILNLVDCQGEHPGAPEPIQPISALTGSIVDKRNEDQKRKSSSGSDDYAYTQALLLHQRARMERLLKELNLEKQKLEKLKAEVNEMEYDLMQRRLRRVNSNTSIPTPEEMTRFRSLNRQLQIDIDCTLKEIDLLQSRGNFDPKAMNNFYDNIGLTGPVGAVPPKHSKKGLIVNMILQLGKFGFCRFKWQHIEVG, encoded by the exons ATGGCACAGGGAAGCCAACAGATTGATATTCAGGTGCTGCATGACCTCCGGCAGCGCTTCCCTGAGATCCCAGAAGGAGTGGTGTCTCAGTGCATGCTGCAG AACAACAATAATCCGGAAGCCTGTTGTTTGGCCCTTGCCCAAGAGAGCAACAAATACCTGTATGGGGAGTACCACAGCCCAGATGATGCCAGAATGAGCAGGAACCACATGCTGCAGATTAACCTGGGTATCCAACCTCCAGCAACATACCAGACAGGGGATGGTGGTCAACTCAATGGTGCTCGAACGCTGGTCCATAGCACAAGTGATGGCCATATTGAGCCTCAACGAGGTGGTGGTCAGCAACTTGTGCGATTGATACAAGAGCCACATTCTGCCCCAGCAATTGTAGCAAATCCACCTGGCTACAATCCTTTCTTTGTAAGTGACCAGGGTCGTAACACAGGTACTCCTCCTCCATCATCTCAGCAGCCAACCTCACTTCAGCCAAATTTGAACACATCACCTATGCAAGGTATATCTCCAACATATCAGCCTATATCGCGGTACACTATGAACCCTATTACTGTAACCTTGTCACAGAACATACCATCTGGTCAGACTACTACTGCATTGCATATACATGGCGGTCCATCACAGATGCAGAATACTCCCTATGGGATTGGTAATTCTATTTACATTAGGCCAACGTCTGGGCGACAGACTCCTCAGAACACAGCTTGGACTACCAGTCAATGCCCTCTTCCACAGTATAATCACCATCCTCCACCAGTTTATCAACCGCAACAGACATATCAGCCTTCTCAGTATTCTCCAATACAGCCGCAGCTTCCTCAGCAAGCATTTCGGTCGCCACCTCCGTCACAGTTCAGCTCGCCTTACAGCTCTCCGCAACATCAGGTGCAAGCCAACCAGCAGGGTCATCAGACTTCCCACGTCTTCATGCCGATTAGTTCTCCTACAATGACTCACCTCCCATACCAGCCTTCACCGAATTATCCACAACAAGGCAGCCAGTCATTGTCCTACATGCCTTATTCTGTATCTGGATTGTCCAAAGCGCCTATGAAAAATCAAATAGAAATCAAATTGGAAACACCACAGAGAACTGGCACCAACGTCACTCGAAGCTCATCGCCTGTCAGCAGTCAGCCTGCTTTACGGAGTCATCCTACGTTATATATTGCCACCAATTCACCATCGGGTTCACCGTCGAGAGGAATGTCCGGTCAAATGAGTGTCGTTCAACCACAGCCCGTGTATAGTGTACCACCCACATATATTCACCATCAACCATCGCGACCTCGGTCTACAACTGCTGGCAGTAACCAAGTGAACGCTCCTCGTGTGGTTGTAACTCAGCCTAATACTAAATATACATTCAAAATCACAGTTTCTCCAAACAGACCACCTTCGATTTCCCGAGGTGTAGCATCACCTACTTTTGACCCTGGGAGCATCTTGAATTTAGTGGATTGTCAAGGAGAGCATCCTGGTGCCCCAGAACCTATACAGCCAATATCAGCACTAACGGGGTCTATTGTCGATAAACGAAACGAGGACCAGAAGCGAAAGTCAAGTTCAGGGTCAGATGACTATGCTTACACTCAag CACTATTGCTCCATCAAAGAGCTCGAATGGAGCGATTACTCAAAGAGCTAAACCTGGAAaagcaaaagctggagaaactgaaagCTGAGGTCAATGAAATGGAGTATGATTTAATGCAACGGCGGCTGAGGAGAGTGAACTCCAACACGTCAATACCTACA CCAGAAGAGATGACGAGATTTCGAAGTCTAAATCGACAGCTGCAAATTGACATTGACTGTACTTTGAAAGAAATTGACCTTTTACAGTCAAGAG